The following are encoded together in the Bombus pascuorum chromosome 10, iyBomPasc1.1, whole genome shotgun sequence genome:
- the LOC132911245 gene encoding forkhead box protein P1-like isoform X13 has protein sequence MQEIATSLFAALKQQQQQPRDSIPSSRERENRERDRLSVRSRENNRNEIGGGVTEQSQQPQQPQQQQQQQELTIEYQSNGKLSPAGHAVTAAPMTQQKQPIITQQSQQPSSGAPGPQPSPHQSPQAPQRGSPPNPSQGPPPGGPPGAPPSQNPPQMMLSPASGIHQMQQLLQQHILSPTQLQSFMQQHSLYLQQQQQQHHQDSSSEHASNQERFGYFSSLKDHQHQFAELGRKKLEQAIQQLQEQLQLNVIQQTHLLQTADKKKASAPLQQLALQQQRLIQQLQITQSQYLLQQGLGLQGHNPSSGLQPGEGLPMWKSDTSDGPESHQNSNVPKSVAGLNGLLNSTVSSRRSEMNGTTPLDEKPLDVSSNDKVHPLYGHGVCKWPGCEVICEDYQAFLKHLNTEHTLDDRSTAQARVQMQVVSQLEIQLQKERDRLTAMMHHLHVAKQMASPEPPKSSESSTGSSIPKLNLSTALMSQPPPNFGVSQVSPVSMSALVSAVRSPAGGQLPPSAGGAPMPPIPNMSNMSGMPPLPNMPGSMPTMPTMPSMAGPIRRRISDKSALSLAGGLYDEGTVRRRVAVDRSGIDINEEIQRNREFYKNADVRPPFTYASLIRQSIIESPEKQLTLNEIYNWFQNTFCYFRRNAATWKNAIRTNLSLHKCFVRYEDDFGSFWMVDDAEFVKRRHLSRGRPRKYDPTPSPTPPHLSAQGVPSKSPTLTHSPTMYGDALNANLQYFQAALGDSNMGFLNNSMCTSTTTSPDKEHVLAHNDLMSPLDEPAVHIKQEGQSPEGGKLTRLIKRELVDAPAEQEGEEDQVDEREYPESHGHDSGQDEDMAEDLSMAPDIMTPEDQIEA, from the exons GCTACTTCGCTGTTTGCAGCCCTgaagcagcagcaacagcaaccACGCGACAGTATTCCCTCGTCGAGGGAACGCGAGAACCGAGAACGAGATCGGCTGTCGGTACGTAGCCGCGAGAACAACCGGAACGAGATAGGTGGCGGCGTGACTGAACAATCGCAGCAACCGCAACAACcacagcaacagcagcagcaacaggaACTCACGATCGAGTATCAGAGCAATGGAAAGCTCAGTCCCGCTGGACACGCAGTGACAGCAGCACCCATGACCCAGCAAAAGCAACCTATCATTACGCAGCAATCGCAACAGCCGAGCTCGGGGGCGCCTGGTCCCCAACCGAGTCCTCATCAAAGTCCACAGGCCCCTCAGAGGGGTTCGCCGCCGAATCCTTCGCAAGGTCCTCCACCAGGAGGGCCGCCAGGGGCACCACCCTCGCAAAACCCCCCGCAAATGATGCTCAGCCCGGCCAGCGGCATCCATCAGATGCAACAGCTGCTCCAACAACACATACTCAGCCCTACTCAACTGCAATCATTCATGCAGCAACACTCACTCTATttacagcaacaacaacagcaacatcATCAG GACTCTTCGTCGGAGCATGCGTCCAATCAGGAACGATTCGGCTACTTTTCGTCTCTAAAGGAC CATCAACACCAGTTTGCGGAGCTAGGCAGGAAGAAGTTGGAGCAGGCGATACAGCAACTGCAGGAACAATTGCAGCTTAATGTCATTCAACAGACGCATTTGCTACAAACGGCTGATAAAAAGAAGGCGTCTGCGCCGCTTCAACAATTGGCGCTTCAACAGCAACGCCTCATACAGCAACTACAAATTACGCAGAGCCAATACCTTCTTCAACAGGGTCTGGGTCTTCAGGGTCACAATCCTTCTTCAG GTCTTCAACCTGGCGAAGGTCTACCAATGTGGAAATCGGACACATCGGATGGTCCGGAATCCCACCAGAACTCGAACGTTCCAAAATCCGTGGCTGGACTCAATG GACTTCTCAATTCGACAGTGTCGAGTCGGCGGTCGGAGATGAACGGAACCACTCCTCTGGACGAGAAACCGCTGGATGTTTCCTCCAACGACAAGGTTCATCCCCTGTACGGCCATGGGGTCTGCAAGTGGCCAGGCTGTGAAGTTATTTGTGAAGACTATCAAGCATTCCTTAA GCACTTGAACACGGAGCACACGCTGGACGACAGATCGACGGCGCAGGCCAGGGTTCAGATGCAAGTTGTCTCGCAGCTAGAAATTCAGTTGCAGAAGGAACGGGACCGGCTAACCGCCATGATGCATCATCTGCACGTGGCGAAACAAATGGCTTCCCCCGAACCACCAAAGTCCTCCGAGTCATCG ACGGGTTCGAGTATACCAAAGTTAAATCTCTCAACCGCCCTAATGAGCCAACCACCGCCGAACTTCGGCGTCTCTCAAGTGTCTCCAGTCTCGATGTCCGCATTGGTGTCGGCGGTCAGGTCGCCAGCAGGTGGGCAGCTGCCACCTTCAGCAGGTGGTGCACCTATGCCACCTATTCCTAACATGTCAAACATGTCTGGGATGCCACCTTTACCGAACATGCCAGGTAGCATGCCTACGATGCCAACGATGCCGAGCATGGCAGGGCCCATCAGACGACGTATCAGTGATAAATCCGCTCTTTCCTTGGCAGGAG GACTGTATGACGAGGGCACTGTAAGGCGCAGAGTAGCCGTCGATAGATCTGGAATAGATATTAACGAAG aaattcaACGAAATAGGGAATTTTACAAGAACGCCGATGTCAGACCGCCGTTCACGTATGCATCATTAATCAGACAG TCGATCATCGAGTCGCCGGAGAAACAATTGACGCTGAACGAGATCTACAACTGGTTTCAAAACACATTCTGCTACTTCCGACGCAACGCAGCAACGTGGAAG AACGCGATCCGCACCAATCTATCATTGCACAAGTGTTTTGTGCGCTATGAGGACGACTTCGGGTCATTCTGGATGGTGGACGACGCCGAGTTCGTAAAGCGGCGGCATCTGTCCCGCGGCCGCCCCAGGAAATATGACCCAACCCCATCACCCACTCCACCCCACCTCTCCGCACA GGGTGTCCCGTCAAAAAGTCCAACCCTGACGCACAGCCCGACAATGTACGGTGACGCATTAAATGCCAATCTCCAG TATTTCCAGGCGGCACTCGGGGACTCTAATATGGGATTTCTAAACAACTCGATGTGCACGTCGACGACAACGAGTCCCGATAAGGAGCACGTGTTAGCCCATAACGATCTAAT GTCACCGTTGGATGAACCAGCCGTGCACATAAAGCAGGAGGGCCAGAGCCCGGAGGGGGGCAAGCTCACGAGATTAATAAAACGAGAGCTGGTTGACGCGCCGGCGGAGCAGGAGGGTGAAGAGGATCAGGTGGACGAGAGGGAGTATCCCGAGAGTCACGGGCACGATTCAGGACAGGACGAAGATATGGCCGAGGACCTGTCGATGGCGCCCGACATAATGACCCCGGAAGATCAGATCGAGGCGTAG
- the LOC132911245 gene encoding forkhead box protein P1-like isoform X5 — MLEPRWRPVQGHIGENPFDNGSWGKEQFQPSTVPWQLNPRGHARPSDDGIMDHDTDGDGAINLSTSQRPSAATTPNGDTPSYGQDQQDNDQATSLFAALKQQQQQPRDSIPSSRERENRERDRLSVRSRENNRNEIGGGVTEQSQQPQQPQQQQQQQELTIEYQSNGKLSPAGHAVTAAPMTQQKQPIITQQSQQPSSGAPGPQPSPHQSPQAPQRGSPPNPSQGPPPGGPPGAPPSQNPPQMMLSPASGIHQMQQLLQQHILSPTQLQSFMQQHSLYLQQQQQQHHQDSSSEHASNQERFGYFSSLKDHQHQFAELGRKKLEQAIQQLQEQLQLNVIQQTHLLQTADKKKASAPLQQLALQQQRLIQQLQITQSQYLLQQGLGLQGHNPSSGLQPGEGLPMWKSDTSDGPESHQNSNVPKSVAGLNVSSRRSEMNGTTPLDEKPLDVSSNDKVHPLYGHGVCKWPGCEVICEDYQAFLKHLNTEHTLDDRSTAQARVQMQVVSQLEIQLQKERDRLTAMMHHLHVAKQMASPEPPKSSESSTGSSIPKLNLSTALMSQPPPNFGVSQVSPVSMSALVSAVRSPAGGQLPPSAGGAPMPPIPNMSNMSGMPPLPNMPGSMPTMPTMPSMAGPIRRRISDKSALSLAGGLPYMLERAGLDVQQEIQRNREFYKNADVRPPFTYASLIRQSIIESPEKQLTLNEIYNWFQNTFCYFRRNAATWKNAIRTNLSLHKCFVRYEDDFGSFWMVDDAEFVKRRHLSRGRPRKYDPTPSPTPPHLSAQGVPSKSPTLTHSPTMYGDALNANLQYFQAALGDSNMGFLNNSMCTSTTTSPDKEHVLAHNDLMSPLDEPAVHIKQEGQSPEGGKLTRLIKRELVDAPAEQEGEEDQVDEREYPESHGHDSGQDEDMAEDLSMAPDIMTPEDQIEA, encoded by the exons GCTACTTCGCTGTTTGCAGCCCTgaagcagcagcaacagcaaccACGCGACAGTATTCCCTCGTCGAGGGAACGCGAGAACCGAGAACGAGATCGGCTGTCGGTACGTAGCCGCGAGAACAACCGGAACGAGATAGGTGGCGGCGTGACTGAACAATCGCAGCAACCGCAACAACcacagcaacagcagcagcaacaggaACTCACGATCGAGTATCAGAGCAATGGAAAGCTCAGTCCCGCTGGACACGCAGTGACAGCAGCACCCATGACCCAGCAAAAGCAACCTATCATTACGCAGCAATCGCAACAGCCGAGCTCGGGGGCGCCTGGTCCCCAACCGAGTCCTCATCAAAGTCCACAGGCCCCTCAGAGGGGTTCGCCGCCGAATCCTTCGCAAGGTCCTCCACCAGGAGGGCCGCCAGGGGCACCACCCTCGCAAAACCCCCCGCAAATGATGCTCAGCCCGGCCAGCGGCATCCATCAGATGCAACAGCTGCTCCAACAACACATACTCAGCCCTACTCAACTGCAATCATTCATGCAGCAACACTCACTCTATttacagcaacaacaacagcaacatcATCAG GACTCTTCGTCGGAGCATGCGTCCAATCAGGAACGATTCGGCTACTTTTCGTCTCTAAAGGAC CATCAACACCAGTTTGCGGAGCTAGGCAGGAAGAAGTTGGAGCAGGCGATACAGCAACTGCAGGAACAATTGCAGCTTAATGTCATTCAACAGACGCATTTGCTACAAACGGCTGATAAAAAGAAGGCGTCTGCGCCGCTTCAACAATTGGCGCTTCAACAGCAACGCCTCATACAGCAACTACAAATTACGCAGAGCCAATACCTTCTTCAACAGGGTCTGGGTCTTCAGGGTCACAATCCTTCTTCAG GTCTTCAACCTGGCGAAGGTCTACCAATGTGGAAATCGGACACATCGGATGGTCCGGAATCCCACCAGAACTCGAACGTTCCAAAATCCGTGGCTGGACTCAATG TGTCGAGTCGGCGGTCGGAGATGAACGGAACCACTCCTCTGGACGAGAAACCGCTGGATGTTTCCTCCAACGACAAGGTTCATCCCCTGTACGGCCATGGGGTCTGCAAGTGGCCAGGCTGTGAAGTTATTTGTGAAGACTATCAAGCATTCCTTAA GCACTTGAACACGGAGCACACGCTGGACGACAGATCGACGGCGCAGGCCAGGGTTCAGATGCAAGTTGTCTCGCAGCTAGAAATTCAGTTGCAGAAGGAACGGGACCGGCTAACCGCCATGATGCATCATCTGCACGTGGCGAAACAAATGGCTTCCCCCGAACCACCAAAGTCCTCCGAGTCATCG ACGGGTTCGAGTATACCAAAGTTAAATCTCTCAACCGCCCTAATGAGCCAACCACCGCCGAACTTCGGCGTCTCTCAAGTGTCTCCAGTCTCGATGTCCGCATTGGTGTCGGCGGTCAGGTCGCCAGCAGGTGGGCAGCTGCCACCTTCAGCAGGTGGTGCACCTATGCCACCTATTCCTAACATGTCAAACATGTCTGGGATGCCACCTTTACCGAACATGCCAGGTAGCATGCCTACGATGCCAACGATGCCGAGCATGGCAGGGCCCATCAGACGACGTATCAGTGATAAATCCGCTCTTTCCTTGGCAGGAG GGCTGCCCTACATGCTGGAGCGTGCTGGCCTTGACGTCCAACAAG aaattcaACGAAATAGGGAATTTTACAAGAACGCCGATGTCAGACCGCCGTTCACGTATGCATCATTAATCAGACAG TCGATCATCGAGTCGCCGGAGAAACAATTGACGCTGAACGAGATCTACAACTGGTTTCAAAACACATTCTGCTACTTCCGACGCAACGCAGCAACGTGGAAG AACGCGATCCGCACCAATCTATCATTGCACAAGTGTTTTGTGCGCTATGAGGACGACTTCGGGTCATTCTGGATGGTGGACGACGCCGAGTTCGTAAAGCGGCGGCATCTGTCCCGCGGCCGCCCCAGGAAATATGACCCAACCCCATCACCCACTCCACCCCACCTCTCCGCACA GGGTGTCCCGTCAAAAAGTCCAACCCTGACGCACAGCCCGACAATGTACGGTGACGCATTAAATGCCAATCTCCAG TATTTCCAGGCGGCACTCGGGGACTCTAATATGGGATTTCTAAACAACTCGATGTGCACGTCGACGACAACGAGTCCCGATAAGGAGCACGTGTTAGCCCATAACGATCTAAT GTCACCGTTGGATGAACCAGCCGTGCACATAAAGCAGGAGGGCCAGAGCCCGGAGGGGGGCAAGCTCACGAGATTAATAAAACGAGAGCTGGTTGACGCGCCGGCGGAGCAGGAGGGTGAAGAGGATCAGGTGGACGAGAGGGAGTATCCCGAGAGTCACGGGCACGATTCAGGACAGGACGAAGATATGGCCGAGGACCTGTCGATGGCGCCCGACATAATGACCCCGGAAGATCAGATCGAGGCGTAG
- the LOC132911245 gene encoding forkhead box protein P1-like isoform X6, whose product MLEPRWRPVQGHIGENPFDNGSWGKEQFQPSTVPWQLNPRGHARPSDDGIMDHDTDGDGAINLSTSQRPSAATTPNGDTPSYGQDQQDNDQATSLFAALKQQQQQPRDSIPSSRERENRERDRLSVRSRENNRNEIGGGVTEQSQQPQQPQQQQQQQELTIEYQSNGKLSPAGHAVTAAPMTQQKQPIITQQSQQPSSGAPGPQPSPHQSPQAPQRGSPPNPSQGPPPGGPPGAPPSQNPPQMMLSPASGIHQMQQLLQQHILSPTQLQSFMQQHSLYLQQQQQQHHQDSSSEHASNQERFGYFSSLKDHQHQFAELGRKKLEQAIQQLQEQLQLNVIQQTHLLQTADKKKASAPLQQLALQQQRLIQQLQITQSQYLLQQGLGLQGHNPSSGLQPGEGLPMWKSDTSDGPESHQNSNVPKSVAGLNGLLNSTVSSRRSEMNGTTPLDEKPLDVSSNDKVHPLYGHGVCKWPGCEVICEDYQAFLKHLNTEHTLDDRSTAQARVQMQVVSQLEIQLQKERDRLTAMMHHLHVAKQMASPEPPKSSESSTGSSIPKLNLSTALMSQPPPNFGVSQVSPVSMSALVSAVRSPAGGQLPPSAGGAPMPPIPNMSNMSGMPPLPNMPGSMPTMPTMPSMAGPIRRRISDKSALSLAGGLYDEGTVRRRVAVDRSGIDINEEIQRNREFYKNADVRPPFTYASLIRQSIIESPEKQLTLNEIYNWFQNTFCYFRRNAATWKNAVRHNLSLHKCFMRVENVKGAVWTVDEVEFYKRRPQRACSTTGGVPSKSPTLTHSPTMYGDALNANLQYFQAALGDSNMGFLNNSMCTSTTTSPDKEHVLAHNDLMSPLDEPAVHIKQEGQSPEGGKLTRLIKRELVDAPAEQEGEEDQVDEREYPESHGHDSGQDEDMAEDLSMAPDIMTPEDQIEA is encoded by the exons GCTACTTCGCTGTTTGCAGCCCTgaagcagcagcaacagcaaccACGCGACAGTATTCCCTCGTCGAGGGAACGCGAGAACCGAGAACGAGATCGGCTGTCGGTACGTAGCCGCGAGAACAACCGGAACGAGATAGGTGGCGGCGTGACTGAACAATCGCAGCAACCGCAACAACcacagcaacagcagcagcaacaggaACTCACGATCGAGTATCAGAGCAATGGAAAGCTCAGTCCCGCTGGACACGCAGTGACAGCAGCACCCATGACCCAGCAAAAGCAACCTATCATTACGCAGCAATCGCAACAGCCGAGCTCGGGGGCGCCTGGTCCCCAACCGAGTCCTCATCAAAGTCCACAGGCCCCTCAGAGGGGTTCGCCGCCGAATCCTTCGCAAGGTCCTCCACCAGGAGGGCCGCCAGGGGCACCACCCTCGCAAAACCCCCCGCAAATGATGCTCAGCCCGGCCAGCGGCATCCATCAGATGCAACAGCTGCTCCAACAACACATACTCAGCCCTACTCAACTGCAATCATTCATGCAGCAACACTCACTCTATttacagcaacaacaacagcaacatcATCAG GACTCTTCGTCGGAGCATGCGTCCAATCAGGAACGATTCGGCTACTTTTCGTCTCTAAAGGAC CATCAACACCAGTTTGCGGAGCTAGGCAGGAAGAAGTTGGAGCAGGCGATACAGCAACTGCAGGAACAATTGCAGCTTAATGTCATTCAACAGACGCATTTGCTACAAACGGCTGATAAAAAGAAGGCGTCTGCGCCGCTTCAACAATTGGCGCTTCAACAGCAACGCCTCATACAGCAACTACAAATTACGCAGAGCCAATACCTTCTTCAACAGGGTCTGGGTCTTCAGGGTCACAATCCTTCTTCAG GTCTTCAACCTGGCGAAGGTCTACCAATGTGGAAATCGGACACATCGGATGGTCCGGAATCCCACCAGAACTCGAACGTTCCAAAATCCGTGGCTGGACTCAATG GACTTCTCAATTCGACAGTGTCGAGTCGGCGGTCGGAGATGAACGGAACCACTCCTCTGGACGAGAAACCGCTGGATGTTTCCTCCAACGACAAGGTTCATCCCCTGTACGGCCATGGGGTCTGCAAGTGGCCAGGCTGTGAAGTTATTTGTGAAGACTATCAAGCATTCCTTAA GCACTTGAACACGGAGCACACGCTGGACGACAGATCGACGGCGCAGGCCAGGGTTCAGATGCAAGTTGTCTCGCAGCTAGAAATTCAGTTGCAGAAGGAACGGGACCGGCTAACCGCCATGATGCATCATCTGCACGTGGCGAAACAAATGGCTTCCCCCGAACCACCAAAGTCCTCCGAGTCATCG ACGGGTTCGAGTATACCAAAGTTAAATCTCTCAACCGCCCTAATGAGCCAACCACCGCCGAACTTCGGCGTCTCTCAAGTGTCTCCAGTCTCGATGTCCGCATTGGTGTCGGCGGTCAGGTCGCCAGCAGGTGGGCAGCTGCCACCTTCAGCAGGTGGTGCACCTATGCCACCTATTCCTAACATGTCAAACATGTCTGGGATGCCACCTTTACCGAACATGCCAGGTAGCATGCCTACGATGCCAACGATGCCGAGCATGGCAGGGCCCATCAGACGACGTATCAGTGATAAATCCGCTCTTTCCTTGGCAGGAG GACTGTATGACGAGGGCACTGTAAGGCGCAGAGTAGCCGTCGATAGATCTGGAATAGATATTAACGAAG aaattcaACGAAATAGGGAATTTTACAAGAACGCCGATGTCAGACCGCCGTTCACGTATGCATCATTAATCAGACAG TCGATCATCGAGTCGCCGGAGAAACAATTGACGCTGAACGAGATCTACAACTGGTTTCAAAACACATTCTGCTACTTCCGACGCAACGCAGCAACGTGGAAG aaCGCAGTGCGACACAACCTGTCTCTCCACAAATGTTTCATGCGAGTCGAAAACGTGAAAGGCGCCGTATGGACGGTGGACGAAGTGGAGTTTTACAAGAGACGTCCTCAACGCGCTTGCAGCACGACCGG GGGTGTCCCGTCAAAAAGTCCAACCCTGACGCACAGCCCGACAATGTACGGTGACGCATTAAATGCCAATCTCCAG TATTTCCAGGCGGCACTCGGGGACTCTAATATGGGATTTCTAAACAACTCGATGTGCACGTCGACGACAACGAGTCCCGATAAGGAGCACGTGTTAGCCCATAACGATCTAAT GTCACCGTTGGATGAACCAGCCGTGCACATAAAGCAGGAGGGCCAGAGCCCGGAGGGGGGCAAGCTCACGAGATTAATAAAACGAGAGCTGGTTGACGCGCCGGCGGAGCAGGAGGGTGAAGAGGATCAGGTGGACGAGAGGGAGTATCCCGAGAGTCACGGGCACGATTCAGGACAGGACGAAGATATGGCCGAGGACCTGTCGATGGCGCCCGACATAATGACCCCGGAAGATCAGATCGAGGCGTAG
- the LOC132911245 gene encoding forkhead box protein P1-like isoform X3, which translates to MLEPRWRPVQGHIGENPFDNGSWGKEQFQPSTVPWQLNPRGHARPSDDGIMDHDTDGDGAINLSTSQRPSAATTPNGDTPSYGQDQQDNDQATSLFAALKQQQQQPRDSIPSSRERENRERDRLSVRSRENNRNEIGGGVTEQSQQPQQPQQQQQQQELTIEYQSNGKLSPAGHAVTAAPMTQQKQPIITQQSQQPSSGAPGPQPSPHQSPQAPQRGSPPNPSQGPPPGGPPGAPPSQNPPQMMLSPASGIHQMQQLLQQHILSPTQLQSFMQQHSLYLQQQQQQHHQDSSSEHASNQERFGYFSSLKDHQHQFAELGRKKLEQAIQQLQEQLQLNVIQQTHLLQTADKKKASAPLQQLALQQQRLIQQLQITQSQYLLQQGLGLQGHNPSSGLQPGEGLPMWKSDTSDGPESHQNSNVPKSVAGLNVSSRRSEMNGTTPLDEKPLDVSSNDKVHPLYGHGVCKWPGCEVICEDYQAFLKHLNTEHTLDDRSTAQARVQMQVVSQLEIQLQKERDRLTAMMHHLHVAKQMASPEPPKSSESSTGSSIPKLNLSTALMSQPPPNFGVSQVSPVSMSALVSAVRSPAGGQLPPSAGGAPMPPIPNMSNMSGMPPLPNMPGSMPTMPTMPSMAGPIRRRISDKSALSLAGGLYDEGTVRRRVAVDRSGIDINEEIQRNREFYKNADVRPPFTYASLIRQSIIESPEKQLTLNEIYNWFQNTFCYFRRNAATWKNAIRTNLSLHKCFVRYEDDFGSFWMVDDAEFVKRRHLSRGRPRKYDPTPSPTPPHLSAQGVPSKSPTLTHSPTMYGDALNANLQYFQAALGDSNMGFLNNSMCTSTTTSPDKEHVLAHNDLMSPLDEPAVHIKQEGQSPEGGKLTRLIKRELVDAPAEQEGEEDQVDEREYPESHGHDSGQDEDMAEDLSMAPDIMTPEDQIEA; encoded by the exons GCTACTTCGCTGTTTGCAGCCCTgaagcagcagcaacagcaaccACGCGACAGTATTCCCTCGTCGAGGGAACGCGAGAACCGAGAACGAGATCGGCTGTCGGTACGTAGCCGCGAGAACAACCGGAACGAGATAGGTGGCGGCGTGACTGAACAATCGCAGCAACCGCAACAACcacagcaacagcagcagcaacaggaACTCACGATCGAGTATCAGAGCAATGGAAAGCTCAGTCCCGCTGGACACGCAGTGACAGCAGCACCCATGACCCAGCAAAAGCAACCTATCATTACGCAGCAATCGCAACAGCCGAGCTCGGGGGCGCCTGGTCCCCAACCGAGTCCTCATCAAAGTCCACAGGCCCCTCAGAGGGGTTCGCCGCCGAATCCTTCGCAAGGTCCTCCACCAGGAGGGCCGCCAGGGGCACCACCCTCGCAAAACCCCCCGCAAATGATGCTCAGCCCGGCCAGCGGCATCCATCAGATGCAACAGCTGCTCCAACAACACATACTCAGCCCTACTCAACTGCAATCATTCATGCAGCAACACTCACTCTATttacagcaacaacaacagcaacatcATCAG GACTCTTCGTCGGAGCATGCGTCCAATCAGGAACGATTCGGCTACTTTTCGTCTCTAAAGGAC CATCAACACCAGTTTGCGGAGCTAGGCAGGAAGAAGTTGGAGCAGGCGATACAGCAACTGCAGGAACAATTGCAGCTTAATGTCATTCAACAGACGCATTTGCTACAAACGGCTGATAAAAAGAAGGCGTCTGCGCCGCTTCAACAATTGGCGCTTCAACAGCAACGCCTCATACAGCAACTACAAATTACGCAGAGCCAATACCTTCTTCAACAGGGTCTGGGTCTTCAGGGTCACAATCCTTCTTCAG GTCTTCAACCTGGCGAAGGTCTACCAATGTGGAAATCGGACACATCGGATGGTCCGGAATCCCACCAGAACTCGAACGTTCCAAAATCCGTGGCTGGACTCAATG TGTCGAGTCGGCGGTCGGAGATGAACGGAACCACTCCTCTGGACGAGAAACCGCTGGATGTTTCCTCCAACGACAAGGTTCATCCCCTGTACGGCCATGGGGTCTGCAAGTGGCCAGGCTGTGAAGTTATTTGTGAAGACTATCAAGCATTCCTTAA GCACTTGAACACGGAGCACACGCTGGACGACAGATCGACGGCGCAGGCCAGGGTTCAGATGCAAGTTGTCTCGCAGCTAGAAATTCAGTTGCAGAAGGAACGGGACCGGCTAACCGCCATGATGCATCATCTGCACGTGGCGAAACAAATGGCTTCCCCCGAACCACCAAAGTCCTCCGAGTCATCG ACGGGTTCGAGTATACCAAAGTTAAATCTCTCAACCGCCCTAATGAGCCAACCACCGCCGAACTTCGGCGTCTCTCAAGTGTCTCCAGTCTCGATGTCCGCATTGGTGTCGGCGGTCAGGTCGCCAGCAGGTGGGCAGCTGCCACCTTCAGCAGGTGGTGCACCTATGCCACCTATTCCTAACATGTCAAACATGTCTGGGATGCCACCTTTACCGAACATGCCAGGTAGCATGCCTACGATGCCAACGATGCCGAGCATGGCAGGGCCCATCAGACGACGTATCAGTGATAAATCCGCTCTTTCCTTGGCAGGAG GACTGTATGACGAGGGCACTGTAAGGCGCAGAGTAGCCGTCGATAGATCTGGAATAGATATTAACGAAG aaattcaACGAAATAGGGAATTTTACAAGAACGCCGATGTCAGACCGCCGTTCACGTATGCATCATTAATCAGACAG TCGATCATCGAGTCGCCGGAGAAACAATTGACGCTGAACGAGATCTACAACTGGTTTCAAAACACATTCTGCTACTTCCGACGCAACGCAGCAACGTGGAAG AACGCGATCCGCACCAATCTATCATTGCACAAGTGTTTTGTGCGCTATGAGGACGACTTCGGGTCATTCTGGATGGTGGACGACGCCGAGTTCGTAAAGCGGCGGCATCTGTCCCGCGGCCGCCCCAGGAAATATGACCCAACCCCATCACCCACTCCACCCCACCTCTCCGCACA GGGTGTCCCGTCAAAAAGTCCAACCCTGACGCACAGCCCGACAATGTACGGTGACGCATTAAATGCCAATCTCCAG TATTTCCAGGCGGCACTCGGGGACTCTAATATGGGATTTCTAAACAACTCGATGTGCACGTCGACGACAACGAGTCCCGATAAGGAGCACGTGTTAGCCCATAACGATCTAAT GTCACCGTTGGATGAACCAGCCGTGCACATAAAGCAGGAGGGCCAGAGCCCGGAGGGGGGCAAGCTCACGAGATTAATAAAACGAGAGCTGGTTGACGCGCCGGCGGAGCAGGAGGGTGAAGAGGATCAGGTGGACGAGAGGGAGTATCCCGAGAGTCACGGGCACGATTCAGGACAGGACGAAGATATGGCCGAGGACCTGTCGATGGCGCCCGACATAATGACCCCGGAAGATCAGATCGAGGCGTAG